The Solanum lycopersicum chromosome 2, SLM_r2.1 DNA window TTGTTATGTTTCGAATACAATATTTTGAGATTATAAAATTCTAGTTTTTTGCTTTGTTCACTTTACATTGATAAAACATTACAATTTACAATTCAATAGTGAAATtccaatacaattttaatattgtgtTCATTTTTGTAACACTTTGTGTTTCATATATCTTTATAAAATGATGTGTTTTTAGCTATTTAATAATAATGTACCAGAGATTGTGTTTGTGGAACTGGTACCACTCAATATGATTCtgatacatttttatataatctATCATGATCTAGTTAAAAATGATGTATTTGATACGATAAGGTTGTGAAAAAGTAGTATGTAAAATTAGTAAAGTGTATCTATAAATGTATCCCAATGGGTAAGAATTGATTTATCAATAAGATACATGAATCAAGAATTAGCTACAATTAACCATTTAATGTATCAACATGAATGAACAAACAATTAACTAAAACCAAGTCATCAAGTaaatacataattgaatcaAACAATCAAGTTATAAAATACATTGCATTGATTAGGTGTTAAAATGTATCAACAATGAACAACTGACTAGTTTAACTAAATCTAATGAGAAGAAATAATATTGTGCGTTCATGCATTAATGAATCTAATACTTCGTTTTATTCAAATGTTGtgtcattttatataaaataaatgtgtatcgtaaataacaattaaaaatagtaaaagttaaaatcaaaataaagaaatttttagaGAAGCACTCTAAAACTTGAGTACGAGTATcttaaataataacaacaaaaatatttaaaactagaGTTAAAGTATCTCAAAAATGATAACACTATAAAAAAAAGTGCCTAACAACTGAAAGATAATCTCTATTCAATATTAACCAAATCGTCTTGAGTTAGTGCTGTGAATTGACTCTTAGGCCTTGGTGAATCCTCATTTTCACTAATGTATCCTATCTTAAAAATTTTTAATACCGTATTTCCATAATAAGATTGCATATCATGCAGGAAggtaaaatttatctatatatcAATCTTTACTGGAACTTTGTctgactattttattttatgattttagatATGTACATTACTTTTTGGTAACAAAAGTTAATATAATGTATCATAAAGTTGAAACAAAGGCTTTATCAACTAGATATAGTAAAAATATGTGAATATCAAAGTATCATAGATTTTGTATCAGACAAAGTTGAACATCAGAATATCAAAAAAAGTAGTTATGATAAACTGTGAGTATGATGAACACAACACGCATTTAGTTATAAAACAGtaagatacataacaacatCTGATACATTGAATGTTTATCAACATGTTTTACTTCCCACCACACCCACCCCGCATGCCTCTTTTCAATGAATGTTTATCTCCAAAAGGCGATAATTGTTGCTAAAATTTCTTTCGGCTCCAAAGTTGTTCAACTTCCTCTCACTTCTCCAACCAAGATCTTGCGTGTAATTACATTAGGAAGAGGGATGATTGAGATGACACAATCATTCTCGACAAACTCAGATTATCTACAAAACTAACTAAATCCTGTTAAATTACAACATTAAAAAAGTATTGAATCATTAATGTATCATAAAATCATTGAACTAATAAAATCAAGTTTAACGatcacaaaaattgattaaaataatagaaaatctAACCTAAGGTAAAGGATGTCGAGATATTGCTTGGTGCGACTTTTTGGGGGTTTTATCGACTACGTTTTTGAAGACGATTGACTACATTCTTCACCTTCTTAATGTTTATTTTCGCCATTACGAAAGGATTATGCAATTTCTTAGATTTGTTTTCTACCCAATCAATTTTTTCATAGTCATAAACACGATTGGTGTTAGATGATATTATCTGGGTAATCCAAATACTGAATGAAGGTGTGTCATCCATAATGTATCAcaattttgataaagaaaaaacaaaaaaatacaaatcacTTTGTAGAATAGATACTAAGATCCATGAATGATCCACCAATAATAACTGATAAACTTGGTAAACTTGTCGATGTGGTAGGTGGTCGAAGATAGTTAAACAGAAAGGTTGATTAAGAAAATTGGtgaggaaaaaaaaatgaattgaaagttggagaagatgaagaatGTACCTATTTTGATGTTAAATATAATTTGACTGGGgagaaaaaacaattttaaattaattaactgaTAAAATTgtggaagaaaaataagaagaaattgaTGGGGtgaaataagaaagagaaaacaTGGGTTTCGGGAGTGCAGAGTTATGTATCAGCTGTTGGCGTTTTGGAATAAAATGAAGTgagatttttatcattttttcaatatttattcaactttcacatatcgcaaacaaaaaattcatatttgtatgctataacaaagtttgcataattgcactccatagcaaacataaaactgtataatttgctatacatatacaattgtataattcgctggcctaaattgtataattcgctggcctatttcgctgcaattgtataatttgctttgcatacagttgaatcgaattaaaatgtatgtatattgcataactataagtgtatagcaagaagatatatgtttttcttgctttatacaaaaacaaaaacacaatatatatacttctgttgtataaaactagagaaaattgtatttcactgtaattgtataattcacaattgtataattcgttggcctttttctctgcaatatttgaagtaaaatgtttgtaaattgtataattaagtgtataacatgaAGATATACaattttgcatgtgtatatacaattttctctcgctttatacaaaacagaaacagaattatacactctgtgtataaagcgagagagccgagcgagaatggagagtggcgagcgagatttttgggagagagacgctggaaAATTtaagctaatgtttgctatggagcacaattaaatcaaaccctatttattccatttattttaggttattagtttgctattatatacaattttccctaaaaacAATTCACATCTACGTTAAGTTAGTTTGGGCTGCATTCAAACACTTACCAATTCGGCCCAAATCCGTTTACTCCCTTCACAAGAAATGTTCGACAAAAGGCGGCACCGAAATTACAACAATATCCCCAATCTAAATTGGTCAATTAATCGATCCTcttaaaccctagttttgactacGCCATAGTTGCAGGGTTTAAGCTCGTTCATACCAGACATTGAAGAACTCTGTTAAGCTTCACGTCAATGTTGTATTCGATCTTCTTTTGATTCGAGCAAGAAATTGCTTTGTTAATAATGGCAGCTTCGAAGTTGTCTTCAATGGCAGCAATGGCAGCTGCAGCTGCCATTGCTGCTACATCTTCCACTATCCCAAACCGTGCATACGCTGACTCTCCATTTCGTTTCAACCCTTTTTCATCTCCATCTCCTTCTGTGCCTTCATCTTCTTCAGAGTCTCCTCAGGCCGACTCTTCCGAGTCAGATGCAAAGGATTCTTCTGAAGATTCAAGAGGTGGGTTCAACCCGGAATCCTTAGAAAGGGGTGCAAAAGCCCTTAGGGAAATCAATAGTTCTCCTTATCACAAGCAGGTGAGTGCTTTCTTTGTGAAATTTCCATGGTTTTTGTTGTCTTCTTTTGGTGAACAGATTAATctaattttgggttttgatttttggtaAAAGGTGTTTGATGTGATGAGAAAGCAGGAAAAAACCCGGCTTGCAGATATTGCTGCGGAAAAAGTTCATTTTGAGGCAATCCAGGCTCATGCAGATATTGTAAGTCTTTTGACTACGCATGAAGCATGTCAATTGGAGGACCAGTTAAGATGGTAGATGTAATTGTGATAGAATTCTGTAGATAGAAGTAATAGAATTAAGAAAAAGATGGGGAACATATTAGTAATCTTGTTTTTAATGTTGAtagaaataagaagaaaatccttgagtaatctttttaaaagaaaCCACTTTTGTTTTGGTTTCAAACCGAATAATTTCggcaaattcaaattattttagttcTAAAAAATAGGCAACTAACTGAGACTTAGTTTTGCAAAGTCAAGTCGCATTGACTTCCGGAAACAATGTAcgagtgtgtttggtacgaaggaaaatgtttttcacggaaaatgattttttgaaaatgttctCTTGGAAAATAAGTGGGTCTCTTTTTTTCTAGTGTTTGGTAATCTTACTTATTTTCTAGTGTTTGGTAAGtaaacaagaaaatattatcTCAAGAGCATTTATATGTTATCTAGCAAAATGTTATGTGGCAAGTAGGGATAGGAAGTGGGtgttcgggggggggggggggatgggCAAAGGGTGAGGGTTGGGGAGGAgacaataaaattgaaaagacacTTAAGCAACTTGTTTTTCCCTACTTCCATTAGGGaagtcatttttctcattttttaggAGCTTGTTTCctaagaaaatgttttccaaacaTAGGAAAATTAGAAAACTGTTTCTGGTAAATGTTCACTTCTATACCAAACACACCCGTAGACCGTAGTCTAACCATTTTTTGTCAAATACATTAACCAACCAATTATGTTGAGTAACAGTCTCATCCAGATACAAGGCAAAATCTAGTCCAAACAAGTGATTAGTTTAAAGAATATTTCAAATACAGATCTTCCAAAACCTAAACCATAAACCATAAACCAAATGAGATTTGGTGTGCATTATCACCTCTTATGTGTTAGGATGACGTGATTGCTTTAATTCTGGTGTACATACGTAAAGCACAACATCGTTGTTTTATAATGGTGACATGTTCAACTGTGAATATCCTTTACTTCTTGCTTAGTTATTATCAAGTTTTTCTTACACTATATCAAATGCGCTTGTGTAAATGCAGGATAAACAGCGACAATGGGGAGAAGACCAGCGGAATCTTTACCAACAACAATCACAAGCCAAGGCACAAATGTTAAGATATGAAGATGAATTGGCTAGGAAAAGAATGCAGGTGTGTAGTGATTTGCCTGCTTAATTAGACTTGATTCAGCTAGGACATGTCATCTTGAGTATCAAAGTACTTGGGAGAAATTATAGTTTATTAGAAGCTCAAGTTGTATACATGTGCTTACGTTTACCatgttgtatatatatatatatatatgtatgtatatattttcttaaaagtagACTTTGTCAATAATAAAGGGCTAACGAAGAGAACAAGTTGGGCTAAGATAGACAGGGTTCCATCAGTTTAGCTAAAAAATGCTCGTCTGATAGAATTTTCAAAGTTGATGGGGATCAGTTAAACAGTAATCATTGAAAAAAAGGGAACCCTAGCACCATCTCCAGTCCACTAGTTGATTCCTGAAACTAACTAACTTTGAAGTGTTCAAAAGGTTATGCTTTAATGCTCTGTAGCACTGCTGATGCTTCATCCTTCTCTTCACAAAAACTGGACCAATCATGCCACAACTTATTCCATTGTTTGACAGCTAAAACATTGTATGGGTACTGGGCAGTAGAAGAGAAATTGAGTCCTCCCACTTAATATATGATACTATTTCGTATAGAAATTATATTGGGCCTCATTACTTTTCCTGAAAGTTGTGCACATTATAAAtctgcatttttgtttatttcagATAGCATAGAATATGTATATTGTTCTTGAATGCTGAAATGATCTTACACGGGGACCTTGTTGACTTTTATTTACATCATGATTACAGACTGATCACGAAGCTCAAAGGAGACACAATGCTGAACTGGTTAAAATGCAAGAGGAGTCATCACTACGAAAAGAGCAAGCTAGACGAGCAACAGAAGATCAAATTCAAGCACAACAAAGACAAACTGAAAAGGAGAGAGCTGAAATAGAACGAGAAACAGTAAGAGTGAAGGCCATGGCTGAGGCAGAAGGTAGGGCACATGAAGCTAAACTGACTGAAGATCATAAAAGGAGGATGCTGATGGAAAGAATAAATGGTGAAAGAGAGAAGTGGCTTGCAGCCATTAATACAACTTTCAGTCATGTTGAAGGTATGCTAATGTTGTTAgtattttttatccaaaaaactCACTGACATGTTGTACATGGAAATACATTTGGCATATCCGATGCTTCTTTTGGTAGAAACTGTTATGACTTTGTACTTATCCCAAAGGACCCACAATAAAAGGGGAAGGGAACTCGTCATTCTCCATTACGTCTTACTTAAAGATTTTATATTCTCTGTAAATTTTTGTAGTTGTGTCATCATATTAGCGAAGTTGTTATTTATGATTGACCAGGATAAAAGtacctaaaaagaaaaaaaaagtatgatgTTTTTTAGGAAGGTGTTGGATGATGAACCACATAGAATAGGCTATAAAATTGTTCTGCTATTTACAGTATTAATGCATCTTTTTAATATTACTCTTTACAAATAGAGCAAGAGTCAGTGGAACTGTTTCTCAATCCAATTTGCAGAGGGCTTCCGGATTCTATTGACTGATAGGAGTAAATTGGTAATGACTGTTGGCGGAGTCACTGCATTGGCTGCTGGAGTTTATACCACCAGGTCTATATTCTACTCTTTCATTTCCATTTCCCTTTTATAAAACTCAACTTATGGCAGTGATACTCGAAGTGTGTACTTCTACTACATTCCTAGATCCAAGACCTATGATTGAATTTTGGTATCAATAGATGTCTGATAGCCAGAAGACCTATAATAGCTCAAGTACCATGGTTAATTTGTGATGGAGTGATGCGATATGTGAATTCTAAATTATATCTTCCATTTCTTGATGTATATTTTTCCTTGAGCTGTTCTTACCATATCCTCCTAAAGATGTTTGGTACAGGGAAGGGTTACTGAAAGTTTTTGATGGTTGAATCTTGTCCATACTAGATTTCTCTAAGACAAAAGATCTTGGCAGGATACCTTTTAGATTTTTTGGTTTTGCTCATTCATGTTGgttgtattttctttttgtcttgCTATTTTAGGAGGATAGTGATAGATAAAGAGCTCTACATGTGGGATTTGGTAAAATTAAAGAGATTCTAGGCCTTTCTACTAAACTGACAGGTTCAGAGAAGTAAATAATATCAACATACatgtgtttgaatttttttttttgtgtgtattgacATTATTTGACTAAAGTAAGGAAACAAATTGACAGCTTAATTCTCCAtatggaaaaaaagaagatattatTCACATTTTTAGCCATGTGAATGACATGATTATATATGACTACTCAATTAACCATGTGACATTTTTATATTTCCCTTATTTATCACCTTATTTTGTTACTATAATCCCAGGGACCTTTATCTgttgaacatgtcatttgcatccCACTTGATAAACAGTGTCAACTTGATATCGCATTGATCAATAATCTTTAACTTCATTCTGCCCTGGAGGTTGGGTTTTTGAGCTAATTTGGAGTGGAGTTCTGATTATTGCTCATTCATATTCTGTTTACTCCAACATATTAGCAAATGCATGAATTTTGACTTGAAGACAATATATTAATGTAGCATTTTCTTTgattggttatcttagaaaaaaaaatgaaattgctTATAGAGATCTGGGGGAAGAACCAAACTTCAAGAATGTTAATCTAATAACAATTTATAATTCTTTAAGTGGTCAGGGATAAGAACATTCTTGAAGTCGTGCTTATCATTGGGGTTTCAGGGTCAGTTAATTTTGGGGTGGTATAGCAGAAGGTAAAGGTATCCTTGTAGGAGGTGGATTTTGGTTAAATCTTGTGAAGGAGGTCTCGGGTGTTTGTGAGGAAGAGAGTTATGATTTTAACTTGCTGAACTTTTGCCTAAAGAAGGTGAGCCAAATGTTTGGTTTTGGTGAGGAGAATGTTAGCCTCCAGAACAAGACAATGTGAATCATTTGAGATGTAACTAGGTTTGTTATGATGGTTTGAGTAATGAAGAAGATAGTGGAGGAATTTTTTGGAGTTCCCACGCATGGTTTTCTGATTTGAtggaggaggaggaagaagaggTGGAGTGTGCATGGTCACAAcagatttgaagaagaaaacaagggtAGTGGTGGAGGTGGTGAAGGTGGCCAGAGAAAGAagacaacatacccagtgtaatcccacaagtgaggtCTGTAGAGGGTGGTGTGAACACAGACCTTACCCCTCCTTGCGAAGGCAGAGAGGCGTTTCCCGTAGACCTCACTCAAGTAAAGCATTTTAAAGCAGGTAAGAAAAGGGGATATAGTAGTGAAGAAATCATGGTGAATATAATGGAGAAAGAATTGGCTAAGAGAAATAGTTCAAACCTTTTACTTTCTTTGGTGAGGTGTATAATTAATTTAGGCTCTTATGTTGTGAAGAAGTGCCAAACATGCGGTTCTACATGTCCGCAAAATGCTTAATAGGCATAATTTAGCAACATGAGGTATTCAATAGGTACCCTGCAGAGATGAGGCGCCTAAATGAAAAATGGTTACAAGTTTGAGGGTCTCCCGGTGTATTTGGCCTTGTTTCAAACTTTAGTAAGTCTTTCATTTCTTGGTTACTTGTAATATGGTCATAAATTTAATCATCAAATGCACCTTACAGCTTTATGAATAACAATTAGGTGCAAGGAAAGACTTGTACAAGTAATTAGACGATCATCAATTTGTTTTGTCTTTAAGAGAATTTGGCTGTGGGCCTTTTTTGCTGATCACTTCGTACTCAGTGTCCTATATAATTTTATCTGTTGGCCACTTAGTTTTTAGAGTAGTAATTATATgtatttgttcttatttttttctgttaATACAGGGAAGGTGCAAGAGTTACCTGGGGATATATTAACAGAATTCTTGGTCAACCATCATTAATTCGTGAATCATCCATGTCAAGATTTCCTTGGTCAGGGATGATTTCTCAAGTAGCAAACAAAGGACTCATATTTGGTACAGCTGCTGGATTGTCAGCAACTGGACAAAGTACATCTGCTTTTGGGAACATTATTCTGCATCCTTCTCTTCAGAGGAGAATAGAACACCTTGCTAGGGCCACAGCAAACACCAAGTCTCACCAGGCACCATTTCGCAATATGCTCTTTTATGGTCCTCCTGGCACTGGGAAAACAATGGTTGCAAGGGAAATAGCAAGAAAATCGGTACACTTCTCTCATATTCTTACTTTTTTCTCAACTATAATGTTGCTCCACTAGCTAATTGTGCAATAAATAAGTGTGAATGTTTTCATGCTATTAATATCAGATTTTCGGGCAACCATCATTAATTGCTCCTATTTTTTAACGTAAATACCCTTTCATCTATTGAGCAGGATGAATAACTGCTTATGGCAATGAACGGACTAACTTTTCACTTTCCTGAACTATAGCCAGAAGTTAACTCTTTCCACCCTTCCCCTCTTGGCTTCTCCCTACCAAATTATTTAGAAGAGAAGGAACCCCCCGGCCGCCGACTATTGCATTTCTTGAAGTTAGGGAACAAAGGAAGGAAATAACCTttgtagttttttcttcttttaataccaaaaattatttacgagctaaaaaaaattctttgaatGTTACAGGGTTTGGACTATGCCATGATGACCGGAGGAGATGTTGCACCCCTGGGTGCACAGGCGGTCACCAAAATTCATGAGATATTTGATTGGgccaaaaaatcaaagaaaggCTTACTACTTTTCATTGATGAGGCTGATGCATTTTTGTGCGAGTAAGTAAAATTTTAGTGCAGTTGCTTCCTTTTAGAATGGTACTTATTAACTGTTCAATGATAATGATATGTTGCCGTTTGAGTTACTTTTCTAAACATAGAACAGACTActagaaatataaatttaaaggaCAGTGCTCTTCTTTGATTGCAGGCGGAATAGTACATACATGAGTGAAGCTCAGCGAAGCGCTTTGAATGCTTTACTCTTTCGGACAGGTGACCAGTCACGAGACGTAGTTCTTGTCCTCGCTACCAACAGACCAGGAGACCTTGACAGTGCTGTCACTGACCGTAtagatgaagttattgaattccCTCTACCTCAAGAGGATGAGCGTTTCCAATTGCTGAAGCTCTATTTGAACAAGTACCTTGCTGGTGAAGGTGACAGTGACAGCGATTCTAAGTGGGGACACCTCTTCAAGAAGAGCCCGCAAAGGATAACCATAAAAGATTTGTCTGATGAGGTGATTAGAGAGGCTGCTAAGAAGACAGAAGGATTCTCTGGGCGTGAGATTGCAAAACTTGTGGCAAGTGTTCAAGCAACTGTATATGGGAGCCCAGACTGCGTTCTTGATTCTCAACTATTCAGGGAAATTGTAGATTACAAGGTCGCGGAGCATCACCAACGAATAAAACTAGCTGCTGAAGGGGCTGAGCCAACCTACCAGGGGAATTAACTAGCCCCACAGAgattaacatataattttttattgacaTGAACTgttgaaattttgtttttctcaccttgcaaaattcattttttttcgaTGTTAAGATTATGTAGTTTAGGGTCTACCTTTCCTATCCCAGTGATTGGAAAACATTGAGGGGTAGTAGCTCCTTGGACTGTAATTGTATCGAGTTTATTATGCACCACAGGCTCcatcaaaataagttaatttagaAACCAACTTGTTATATGTTTGGCTAATAGTAATGACTGAAGTATGAATCCTTATGGAGGGTCTTATCTGAAACAACTATACTCCAGACCTCATTTATAAGactatactaaatatattataattattcaatttatatatggTCAAAGGTGGAGTGCTATATCGCGCATGCCTACATTTCAGCAAGTAAGAGATATAACAAAAGCAACCAACCCTAGTTCCTTGATTCATCATCTTAGAGTTTCATTAGCTCTGAGAAATTATCAAGTTTCATTTTAGAGAAAGATGGTCTGAAATCTTTCTAACCTATATTCGAAATATTAACTATACATTCCAATTTTACGGGTGTCCTATTATTCTCATGAACTTcatatttctctattttctaCACGCTTAAATGCTGACCTGTCTTAGAAGGTGAGAACACCTTTTCTAGACGCGTGAGAAGGTGAGAACAACGGAAATTTTCTCTTACTCCAACGATGATCTTCCCTACCATCAAATAAATCATTGTTTCTTCTTCCTCATCATTAACCCTTGttcctttattttaaaaatatcatgattttctctaaaaaaataagTAGGGTTTAGTTGTTTATATTCATTTCTacttcaaatcttgaatttagGGTTTGTCATCTGCACCAATTTCTTATTTAAGtctctaatttaaattttgaattttctcgaaattcattaaaaaaggCAAATGAAAACTTGAATAAACTTTGTATGGATGAATCAGACTCAATGTTGTTACGAATCTAACAGAAACCTAAGGGATAAAACAAAAACTCGAAATAAGGGATAAAGAACTAAATTTTTACTAAATCAGTTGATAAACTACGAAATCAAGTTGAAACTACACAACAAATGCTTTCGATCATCAACAGAAATGCATATGCAAATGGAGaaggaaatgaaaaagagaaaggATATTTTTTACTGGTCTTTTACGTTTTAggaggaaaatgaaaaaaaaaaacaacaggAATTGAGAGCTGAAAAGTGGGGGACTCATCGCGTGCAATCACGTTGGAATATTTGTTTGGTTTATATATTGTGGTCAACGTTTAAGTGGgtagaaaataaacaaatatgaaGTTCGGGGGTAATAGAACACTCGTGAAGTTAAAGTGCGTAATTGAGATTTCGGGTATAGATTGAAGGGGTTTTCTCTTCATTTGTGAATGAATTAAACGATACgagttcttattagtttaaTAGTTCATCCAGATTTAAGATTTCTTTCATCCATTCTGCATCCGCGTTGAGGCGATCAGAGTGGAACCACTTGTTTCTTCATTTACTGTAACAATGCTGGTGTTCAATTAAACCATTTCATAATAGGTTATTGTTACGTTGACGACATCTTGGAATCAAAGTGTGTAGGACAAGAAGTGGGACATCAACTTTTAAAGCAAAAGTTAATGTCCAAATCAAGGGCGTAGTTAGGTCAGACGAATCTAATAACTTTTTtcgtaaattttatatttatattagaaaattatgTATTAATATGTGAACCTCTAAAAATACTGATTGACATCTTAatgataagaaataaaaagaatattttgaaCCCCCAAACTCCTAATACTGGTTCAACCTCTATCACTCCATGCAGAAGAAGCCAAGATATAATCTTCTCTTCCACGAGGCAGACAAGCCCTACTTTTGTCTCCACGTTTTCTTTCTACTTGCCAGTTGCCACTCagggtgtgtttggtaggaagaaaaatatttttttgaataataagtagatattgatttattttctcatgtatggttggtgagtagaaaatttttttcaaga harbors:
- the LOC101266596 gene encoding uncharacterized protein; this translates as MAASKLSSMAAMAAAAAIAATSSTIPNRAYADSPFRFNPFSSPSPSVPSSSSESPQADSSESDAKDSSEDSRGGFNPESLERGAKALREINSSPYHKQVFDVMRKQEKTRLADIAAEKVHFEAIQAHADIDKQRQWGEDQRNLYQQQSQAKAQMLRYEDELARKRMQTDHEAQRRHNAELVKMQEESSLRKEQARRATEDQIQAQQRQTEKERAEIERETVRVKAMAEAEGRAHEAKLTEDHKRRMLMERINGEREKWLAAINTTFSHVEEGFRILLTDRSKLVMTVGGVTALAAGVYTTREGARVTWGYINRILGQPSLIRESSMSRFPWSGMISQVANKGLIFGTAAGLSATGQSTSAFGNIILHPSLQRRIEHLARATANTKSHQAPFRNMLFYGPPGTGKTMVAREIARKSGLDYAMMTGGDVAPLGAQAVTKIHEIFDWAKKSKKGLLLFIDEADAFLCERNSTYMSEAQRSALNALLFRTGDQSRDVVLVLATNRPGDLDSAVTDRIDEVIEFPLPQEDERFQLLKLYLNKYLAGEGDSDSDSKWGHLFKKSPQRITIKDLSDEVIREAAKKTEGFSGREIAKLVASVQATVYGSPDCVLDSQLFREIVDYKVAEHHQRIKLAAEGAEPTYQGN